Proteins co-encoded in one Aspergillus flavus chromosome 2, complete sequence genomic window:
- a CDS encoding N-acetylmuramoyl-L-alanine amidase domain-containing protein (unnamed protein product): MATHTGARRAGRSPLIFFAMLSYLMMIPGVLAMNFVSRAEWKARAPKEAYKPMTDAKGVKVHYLGPQFSGKQHSECDDFMRSVQNQHMDESPEDYFDIAYNLAVCEHGYVFDGRGKGHRSGANGDVQLNSDHYAVLAFLGKSGVTEPTKEQIIGLQDSIAYLRRAGAGDEIKGHRDGYNTECPGGPLYKLVTDGSLDPGKLWDGGSHTVQKGEDLDTISAKYNVPKQYIITANDLQSPYRLTVNQTIEVPARGVPLTESGN; encoded by the coding sequence ATGGCTACCCATACTGGTGCTCGCAGGGCGGGCCGCTCtcccttgattttcttcgcCATGCTGTCGTATTTGATGATGATACCAGGCGTCTTGGCGATGAACTTTGTCTCCCGTGCAGAGTGGAAGGCACGCGCGCCGAAGGAAGCCTATAAGCCAATGACAGATGCCAAGGGTGTGAAAGTGCACTATCTAGGGCCCCAATTCAGTGGAAAACAGCATTCAGAATGTGATGACTTCATGAGATCTGTGCAAAACCAGCACATGGATGAATCCCCAGAAGATTACTTTGACATCGCCTACAATCTTGCAGTGTGTGAACATGGCTACGTGTTTGATGGTCGAGGAAAAGGTCATCGCAGCGGTGCCAATGGAGATGTCCAGTTGAACTCGGATCATTATGCTGTTCTCGCCTTCCTGGGAAAGTCCGGTGTTACGGAGCCTACCAAAGAGCAGATTATTGGACTGCAAGATTCGATTGCGTATTTGCGTCGGGCCGGTGCTGGTGACGAGATTAAGGGTCACCGAGATGGATACAATACCGAGTGTCCTGGTGGCCCGCTATATAAGCTGGTTACTGATGGTAGCCTGGACCCTGGCAAACTTTGGGACGGCGGGTCTCATACAGTTCAAAAAGGGGAGGATCTGGATACTATTAGCGCCAAGTACAATGTGCCGAAGCAGTATATCATTACCGCGAACGATCTTCAGTCGCCCTACCGTCTTACTGTCAATCAGACGATAGAGGTTCCTGCTCGTGGGGTGCCACTCACTGAGAGTGGGAATTGA
- a CDS encoding putative alcohol dehydrogenase, with amino-acid sequence MSQSNTNTGLYADEHAIFRVRRDLQFPVPEEGELLIETQFSGANPADVKHATFLGIYPAVLGYDFCGKVLQAPPQSSFSPGDTVAGYTPTGLNRPAGYGTHQQYLVCPEDMAFHVPANLPPHHAACLSVVTMTAADTLYSIFKFPLPGTKDTEKTGRPVLIWGASSSVGLCAVQLARASGIYPIFVTASPQRHPLLLELGATQCFDYRSPDVVSQIKSALEQGQWSSIDYAFDTVGSYGGTGSAQLMAECVSEEACLVSVVVQRDPKFKMPIATPNRDCTIRVHGAPRPITIPARPSDYVRAWQALQWAVTNYGAGFQFPSVDVVSGTAENALEQVQALGDGTRGFGKLALEHPLL; translated from the coding sequence ATGAGCCAGTCCAACACAAATACCGGTTTATATGCCGATGAACATGCAATTTTCCGAGTCCGCCGAGATCTACAATTTCCTGTGCCAGAAGAGGGAGAACTCTTGATCGAGACACAGTTCTCAGGCGCAAATCCGGCTGATGTCAAACATGCCACTTTTCTTGGAATTTACCCGGCTGTGCTGGGCTACGACTTCTGTGGAAAAGTGCTCCAGGCACCGCCCCAGTCGTCCTTTAGCCCAGGTGACACTGTTGCCGGGTATACTCCTACCGGCCTCAACAGACCAGCTGGATATGGGACTCATCAGCAATACCTGGTTTGTCCAGAAGACATGGCCTTTCATGTTCCTGCAAACCTTCCACCACATCATGCTGCATGTCTTAGCGTCGTGACTATGACAGCGGCTGATACACTTTATAGCATCTTCAAGTTTCCTCTACCAGGTACCAAAGACACAGAGAAGACAGGGAGGCCAGTGTTGATCTGGGGCGCATCAAGTAGCGTTGGTCTTTGCGCGGTGCAGCTCGCCCGGGCAAGCGGTATTTATCCGATCTTCGTCACTGCATCCCCACAAAGACACCCGCTTCTGCTGGAGCTCGGGGCAACGCAATGTTTTGATTACAGATCCCCAGATGTGGTTTCTCAAATCAAGTCCGCGCTAGAACAGGGACAATGGAGTTCCATAGACTATGCTTTCGACACGGTTGGAAGTTACGGAGGAACCGGCTCGGCCCAGCTTATGGCGGAATGTGTTTCAGAAGAGGCCTGTCTTGTGTCTGTTGTTGTCCAGCGTGATCCTAAGTTCAAGATGCCAATTGCTACCCCGAATAGGGACTGCACTATCCGGGTTCACGGGGCTCCTCGACCGATTACCATTCCAGCCCGACCGTCCGACTATGTCCGTGCATGGCAGGCCCTGCAGTGGGCGGTTACGAACTATGGGGCCGGATTCCAGTTCCCGTCTGTCGATGTGGTTAGTGGGACAGCTGAAAACGCGCTGGAGCAGGTGCAAGCCCTGGGTGATGGTACACGAGGTTTTGGGAAGCTGGCTCTGGAGCATCCATTGCTGTAG